One Leucoraja erinacea ecotype New England chromosome 3, Leri_hhj_1, whole genome shotgun sequence genomic window carries:
- the LOC129693785 gene encoding prorelaxin-like: protein MKNLLSVLPMGMLLAALTDSAGTTAINLDEQFTKLCGRDFVTKVVNVCRGINWKDLLPRLDEPSQASGDDALVKDMMKMQMLLPGNGTHDPGTDNGEQGLHPDLSQSEEMPDDVHGLVTQTPGDHETLLGLEETFTHRKLTKRQISTTDRCCKSSCTLRQIRRLCFQTK, encoded by the exons ATGAAGAATCTGCTGTCAGTCCTTCCCATGGGGATGCTGCTCGCTGCCCTTACAGACTCCGCAGGGACCACAGCAATCAACCTTGATGAGCAATTCACCAAGCTGTGTGGCCGAGACTTTGTAACAAAAGTCGTCAACGTCTGCAGAGGAATCAACTGGAAGGATCTCCTTCCCCGTCTAGATG AACCCTCTCAGGCCTCTGGAGATGATGCCCTTGTGAAAGACATGATGAAGATGCAGATGCTGCTTCCCGGTAATGGGACTCACGATCCTGGCACGGACAATGGAGAACAAGGATTACACCCAGACCTCAGCCAGAGTGAGGAGATGCCTGATGATGTCCATGGGCTTGTCACACAGACCCCGGGAGATCACGAGACACTGCTGGGTCTGGAAGAAACATTTACCCATCGGAAACTGACCAAAAGGCAAATTTCAACCACCGATCGCTGCTGCAAAAGCAGTTGCACATTGAGGCAGATCCGCCGACTGTGTTTCCAGACAAAATGA